A genomic stretch from Neodiprion fabricii isolate iyNeoFabr1 chromosome 3, iyNeoFabr1.1, whole genome shotgun sequence includes:
- the LOC124177923 gene encoding frizzled-9-like isoform X2, whose translation MCRGLGYNLTAMPNFMGHEDQILAERGLTALMPLVHYNCSRHLKFFLCSVFAPVCSEHIAMQIPACKPLCLSVRRDCEPALSSLNLPWPHMLDCERFPDGKTVTLCVQPVAEEILQPADQVPASIPSLQPSIQQQIPQQWPVVQSVQTAQPIIPVRGNNLHHHRCPPHFVQTPDVETITCAPRCGSDVYFRSEDKKFAERWMIGWAWLCFLSTLFTLLTFWVEPSRFRYPERPIVFLALCYNLLSVAYTIRGAVGPENLSCATQENGPSYVPVHDGLRSIPCTLWWLARHYLALASSAWWAVLCGCWLLSARNEWSSEALHNIAPYLHATAWGIPALLTGGSLLSRSVAADELTGLCQISDESALWLEVLPHATLLLLGCIFASIAGAALVRVRRAVRLAGRSATKLERLMTRLGIFALLYALPALGGLACVLHESSVRPSWRTLALLTALDCRVTQNCSPGPSYRAAGLEVVFLRLFLSLVVGVTSGMWVWSGKTCRAWSRLLAAPSKPLRPPEVMQPLGYNMFQGYKPDSGNTA comes from the exons CTAACCGCGTTAATGCCCTTAGTTCACTACAACTGCTCTCGTCATCTCAAGTTCTTCCTGTGCTCGGTATTCGCTCCAGTTTGTTCGGAGCACATAGCGATGCAGATACCAGCCTGCAAGCCACTCTGTCTCTCCGTTCGTAGAGATTGCGAGCCCGCGTTGTCCAGCCTCAATCTTCCCTGGCCGCATATGCTCGATTGCGAAAGATTTCCCGACG GGAAAACCGTCACGCTCTGCGTGCAGCCAGTTGCGGAGGAAATTTTACAGCCGGCTGATCAAGTGCCGGCATCGATACCGTCTCTCCAGCCATCGATCCAGCAGCAGATTCCGCAGCAGTGGCCCGTCGTGCAGTCGGTACAAACAGCTCAGCCCATAATACCGGTTCGAGGTAACAACCTGCACCATCATCGATGCCCGCCTCACTTCGTTCAAACGCCTGACGTAGAAACG ATAACCTGCGCGCCTAGATGCGGTTCCGACGTTTACTTCAGATCGGAGGACAAGAAGTTTGCCGAACGATGGATGATCGGATGGGCATGGCTCTGTTTTCTGTCGACCCTTTTCACCCTCCTAACGTTCTGGGTCGAACCGTCTAGATTCCGCTACCCGGAACGGCCAATAGTGTTTCTGGCTCTCTGTTACAACCTACTTTCGGTTGCTTACACGATTCGCGGCGCGGTTGGTCCGGAAAATTTGAGCTGCGCCACTCAGGAGAACGGACCAAGCTACGTTCCG GTTCACGACGGACTGCGAAGCATTCCTTGCACGCTTTGGTGGCTCGCTAGGCATTACTTGGCCCTTGCGAGCAGTGCCTGGTGGGCTGTTTTGTGCGGATGCTGGTTACTCAGCGCGAGAAACGAGTGGAGCAGCGAGGCCCTTCACAACATCGCGCCGTACCTTCACGCAACGGCCTGGGGAATCCCCGCGCTCCTTACGGGAG GTAGTTTGCTGTCGCGGAGCGTAGCTGCCGATGAGCTTACCGGGCTCTGTCAAATATCCGACGAATCCGCACTTTGGCTCGAGGTTTTACCCCACGCGACGCTCCTTCTCCTTGGTTGCATATTTGCAAGCATCGCTGGAGCGGCCCTTGTCCGAGTGAGACGTGCCGTTCGACTTGCGGGAAGAAGCGCGACAAAATTGGAGCGGCTTATGACCCGTCTGGGGATATTTGCGCTCCTCTACGCGCTTCCGGCGCTGGGAGGCCTCGCCTGCGTCCTTCACGAGTCGTCGGTCAGGCCGAGTTGGCGAACACTTGCTCTGCTGACCGCTCTTGACTGCAGAGTCACGCAAAACTGCTCTCCAGGTCCAAGTTACAGAGCTGCTGGTCTGGAGGTCGTCTTCTTGAGattgtttctctctctcgtaGTCGGCGTCACTTCCGGGATGTGGGTCTGGTCGGGAAAGACCTGCAGAGCTTGGAGCAGGCTGCTCGCCGCGCCCAGCAAACCGCTTAGGCCACCCGAAGTTATGCAACCCCTTGGTTACAACATGTTTCAAGGATACAAACCTGACAGTGGCAACACGGCGTAG
- the LOC124177923 gene encoding frizzled-9-like isoform X3: MPLVHYNCSRHLKFFLCSVFAPVCSEHIAMQIPACKPLCLSVRRDCEPALSSLNLPWPHMLDCERFPDGKTVTLCVQPVAEEILQPADQVPASIPSLQPSIQQQIPQQWPVVQSVQTAQPIIPVRGNNLHHHRCPPHFVQTPDVETITCAPRCGSDVYFRSEDKKFAERWMIGWAWLCFLSTLFTLLTFWVEPSRFRYPERPIVFLALCYNLLSVAYTIRGAVGPENLSCATQENGPSYVPVHDGLRSIPCTLWWLARHYLALASSAWWAVLCGCWLLSARNEWSSEALHNIAPYLHATAWGIPALLTGGSLLSRSVAADELTGLCQISDESALWLEVLPHATLLLLGCIFASIAGAALVRVRRAVRLAGRSATKLERLMTRLGIFALLYALPALGGLACVLHESSVRPSWRTLALLTALDCRVTQNCSPGPSYRAAGLEVVFLRLFLSLVVGVTSGMWVWSGKTCRAWSRLLAAPSKPLRPPEVMQPLGYNMFQGYKPDSGNTA; the protein is encoded by the exons ATGCCCTTAGTTCACTACAACTGCTCTCGTCATCTCAAGTTCTTCCTGTGCTCGGTATTCGCTCCAGTTTGTTCGGAGCACATAGCGATGCAGATACCAGCCTGCAAGCCACTCTGTCTCTCCGTTCGTAGAGATTGCGAGCCCGCGTTGTCCAGCCTCAATCTTCCCTGGCCGCATATGCTCGATTGCGAAAGATTTCCCGACG GGAAAACCGTCACGCTCTGCGTGCAGCCAGTTGCGGAGGAAATTTTACAGCCGGCTGATCAAGTGCCGGCATCGATACCGTCTCTCCAGCCATCGATCCAGCAGCAGATTCCGCAGCAGTGGCCCGTCGTGCAGTCGGTACAAACAGCTCAGCCCATAATACCGGTTCGAGGTAACAACCTGCACCATCATCGATGCCCGCCTCACTTCGTTCAAACGCCTGACGTAGAAACG ATAACCTGCGCGCCTAGATGCGGTTCCGACGTTTACTTCAGATCGGAGGACAAGAAGTTTGCCGAACGATGGATGATCGGATGGGCATGGCTCTGTTTTCTGTCGACCCTTTTCACCCTCCTAACGTTCTGGGTCGAACCGTCTAGATTCCGCTACCCGGAACGGCCAATAGTGTTTCTGGCTCTCTGTTACAACCTACTTTCGGTTGCTTACACGATTCGCGGCGCGGTTGGTCCGGAAAATTTGAGCTGCGCCACTCAGGAGAACGGACCAAGCTACGTTCCG GTTCACGACGGACTGCGAAGCATTCCTTGCACGCTTTGGTGGCTCGCTAGGCATTACTTGGCCCTTGCGAGCAGTGCCTGGTGGGCTGTTTTGTGCGGATGCTGGTTACTCAGCGCGAGAAACGAGTGGAGCAGCGAGGCCCTTCACAACATCGCGCCGTACCTTCACGCAACGGCCTGGGGAATCCCCGCGCTCCTTACGGGAG GTAGTTTGCTGTCGCGGAGCGTAGCTGCCGATGAGCTTACCGGGCTCTGTCAAATATCCGACGAATCCGCACTTTGGCTCGAGGTTTTACCCCACGCGACGCTCCTTCTCCTTGGTTGCATATTTGCAAGCATCGCTGGAGCGGCCCTTGTCCGAGTGAGACGTGCCGTTCGACTTGCGGGAAGAAGCGCGACAAAATTGGAGCGGCTTATGACCCGTCTGGGGATATTTGCGCTCCTCTACGCGCTTCCGGCGCTGGGAGGCCTCGCCTGCGTCCTTCACGAGTCGTCGGTCAGGCCGAGTTGGCGAACACTTGCTCTGCTGACCGCTCTTGACTGCAGAGTCACGCAAAACTGCTCTCCAGGTCCAAGTTACAGAGCTGCTGGTCTGGAGGTCGTCTTCTTGAGattgtttctctctctcgtaGTCGGCGTCACTTCCGGGATGTGGGTCTGGTCGGGAAAGACCTGCAGAGCTTGGAGCAGGCTGCTCGCCGCGCCCAGCAAACCGCTTAGGCCACCCGAAGTTATGCAACCCCTTGGTTACAACATGTTTCAAGGATACAAACCTGACAGTGGCAACACGGCGTAG